Sequence from the Curtobacterium sp. MCLR17_007 genome:
CACGCGTGGGGGACTGCCGGCGCGGTCCTCGCCCTGGTCGCGATGGCCGCCACGTCCGCCGCCACCGGCACGGTGACGATGCCGGGCCTGGCCGTGGGACTGCTGCTCTACGGCGCGGGGTTCGCGGTGCTCGGCGCGGCGACCCGGCGGCTCCGTCCGACCATCCGCACACTGACCGTCACCACGTTCCACGGCAACGGGCGACCCGAGGTGCACGGCGATGCCCGGTTGCTGTCGCTCGCGTCGGACACGCTGTCGACGACCGAGACCGCACTGCTGGACGGACGGATCACGCCGCTGGAGTTCGAACTGGTGTGGGGCGACGTGTGGCGCTCATTGCCGCGGTGACGCCTACGGCTCGTAGCGCTCGACGTTCGTGACCTCGACCGCGATCTCCTTGCCGTTCGGGGCGGTGTAGCTCGTGGAGGCGCCGGCACGGAGCCCCACGATCGCTGCGCCGACTGGGCTGACGGGGCTGTAGACCGTCAGGTCCGAGCCCTCGGCGACGATCTCGCGGCTGCCGACCAGGAAGGTGGAGGGGTCCCCGGCGATGGTGGCGGTGACGACGGTGCCCGGTTCGACGGTGCCGTCGAACTCGGCTTCGGTCACGGTCGCGGTCTTCAGCAGGTTGGTGAGGACGCGGATGCGGGCCTCGATCTTGCCCTGCTCGTCCTTGGCGGCGTGGTAGCCGCCGTTCTCCTTGAGGTCGCCCTCTTCGCGTGCGGCCTCGATGCGGTTCGCGATCTCGGCACGGCCCGGGCCGCTCAGCTCCTCGAGCTCCGCCTTGAGACGGTCGTAGGCGTCCTGGGTCAGCCAGGTGGCCTGCGTGTCGTTGCTCATGATGGTCATCCCTTCGGCCATGAAAGAACGAGACCGACCGGAGCGGTCGATCTCGTCAGGCGAATCAGGGCAGTCTAGGGAACCCAGCAGGTGTGGATCAAGCCGGTCACGCCGCGTGTCGTCGTGTTGACGGTGGTCGTGATCGACCGCGTGCGCTCGGTTGCCGGAGGCAGCGTGACGACCTTCCACCCGACGATCGTGTACGACTTGTCGAGCACCTGGACGGCGCACTTCATGGTCTGGCCGGGGTCGACCGACACCTGCGAGTCGACGGTGGCGCGGTGCTCGGAGACGATCTTGTACCCGACGTCGTCGGAGTCGATGCCGTGCGAGGTCTGGCCGGGGCCGGCCCAGATCACCCAGGCGCCGAAGACCACCACGATCGCGGCCGCGACGAGGATCGCGACCAGCCGGGTCCGACGCGACCGGCCCGGGGTGCGGCCGTAGCGGTCGTCGAGGGTGGTGGTGGCGCTGGGGGTGGGGGTGTGTTCGGACAGTTGGGGGCTCCCGGGGTGGATATCCTGGTCCCAGGGTAGTTCACGTGCTTGCGTGTCCACCCGGGTCCCCGTTCGCCAGCAGTGAGGAACATCCGTGGCCTACCGCCTGATGGCCGTGCACGCCCACCCCGACGACGAGTCGAGCAAGGGAGCGGCCACCGCGGCGAAGTACGTGGCCGAGGGCAACCAGGTGCTCGTGGTCTCCTGCACGGGCGGCGAAGCGGGCGACATCCTCAACGACCAGCTCGGCGAACCCGCCACCAGCCGCGCGCACCGGGACATGGCGGGCTTCCGTCGCGGCGAGATGGCCGCGGCACAGGCGGCGATGGGCATCCAGCACGTCTGGCTCGGGTACCACGACTCCGGGCTGCCCGACGCCGACAAGGGGGAGACGGTCCGCCCGGGCACGTTCTCGACGGTGCCGCTCGAGTACTCCACCGAGGCGCTCGTCCGGGTCGTCCGCCGGTTCCGTCCGCACGTGCTCGTCACCTACGACGAGAACGGCGGCTACCCGCACCCGGACCACATCCGCACGCACGAGGTCTCGATGGCGGCCTGGCGGGACGCCGGCGACCCGACGAAGTACCGGGACGCGGGCGAACCGTGGCAGATCGCGAAGCTCTACTACGAGCGCACGATGAACCCGGTCCGCTTCCGCACGATCTTCCAGGCGCTGCAGGAACGCGAGCCGGACAGCCCGGCCGTTGCACAGCTGGGCGAGTGGGTCGAGCGGTTCGCCGACCGGCCCGACCTGTCGACGACCCACGTCGACGTGCACGAGTACTTCGACGCCCGCGACGCGGCGCTGCGCGCCCACGCCAGCCAGGTCCCGCCGGACAGTGCCTTCTTCCACCTGCCGAACGACCTCGCCGCCACGCTGTGGCCGACCGAGGACTACCAGCTGGTCGACGCCCGCGTGCCCACCGAGGTGCCGGAGTCCGATCTCTTCACGGGCATCCCGCCGGAACAGGACGACAAGGCGTGAGTCTCATCGCAGCGGTGCTCGCCGCCACCCCGAGCCCCAGCCCGACCTCCACGGTGCCGGACGTCGACGTCACCCCGGGCGTGGTCGGCTTCATCGCGATCGCCCTGGTCGCCGTCGTCACGATCCTGCTGGTCGTCGACATGACCCGGCGCATCCGGCGCACGCGCTACCGCGCCGAGATCCGCGACCGGCTCGAAGCCGAGGCGCGGGGCGAGTTCCACGACACTGACGAGCCCGCTCGTCGTGCCGACGAGGACGGCCGCGCCGACGTCGGCGACGACACCGAGCGCGGGTAGCCGCGCACAGGACGGACGGGAGGCCCGTGGCGATGCCGCCACGGGCCTCCCGTCCGTCTGTCGTGCGCCTGCGAGGTGTGCTCTCCCGCGGAGGGGGTCGAATCGTGCGTGGTTGGCCGGATCTTCCGGCCAACCACGCGCGGATCGACATCCCACAGCGGGCGTGACGGGACAGATCGCGCGCGGTCGGTCAGCGTACCGGGTCGATCGCGACCAGCAGGATGCCGGCCCACTGCGCGGCGAAGGCCGCGACGGTCAGAGCGTGGAAGACCTCGTGGAACCCGAAGACCGTCGCCGAGGGGTTCGGCCACTTGAAGCCGTAGACGACCGCGCCGATGACGTACGCCAGCCCGCCGGCGAGCACGAGCACGGTCATCGGGACGCTCGCGGCGAAGAGCTGCGGCAGGATGCCGAGCGCCGCACACCCGAGTGCCAGGTAGAGCGGCACGTAGAGCCATCGCGGGGCGTTGATCCAGAACACGCGGAACGCGATGCCGAGCAGGGCGCCGCCCCACATCACCCACAGCACCACGACCATGAGCGTGTGGGGCAGGGCGCAGACCGCGACGGGTGTGTAGGTGCCGGCGATGAGCAGGAAGATGTTCGTGTGGTCGATGCGCTTGAGCACCCGCTTGACCACCGGGCCCCACGGGAACCGGTGGTACGTCGCCGAGACGCCGAACATCACGAGCGAGGTCGCCATGAACACGGCCGAACCCGCCTTCGCCGCGGGGGTCGCCGCGAGCGTGACGAGCACGATGCCCATCGCCAGCGCGAACGGGAACGCTCCGAGGTGGATCCAGCCGCGCCAGGCAGGACGGTCGTCGGTGGACGTCGCTGCTGCTTCGGTGAACGGGACGTGGGGCAGGGTCTGGGGGTCCCGGTCGTGCTGCATGCCCCGACGATATGGCGGCCGGACGCTGCTCTGCTGGGAGTCCGCACCGAGGCCCGGTGCACTACGCTCGTCGCGTGACGGGCAGGCTGGGATGGGCAGGACGCGGGATCCTCTACCGCGCGTACCAGCAGCGCATCCGCAAGGAGATCGAGAACGCCCCGAAGCCGAAGCACGTCGCGATGATCGTGGACGGCAACCGTCGGTGGGCGAAGCAACTCGGCCTCGAGACCGCCGCGCACGGGCACCGCGCCGGCGCTGCGAAGATCCCCGAGTTCCTGTCCTGGTGCGACGACCTCGGCGTGCAGGTCGTCACGCTGTACCTGCTGTCGGCGGACAACCTCAAGGGCCGCGGTGGCGACGAGCTCGAGCAGCTCATCGACATCATCGCCGCGCTCGCCGACCGGCTGTCCCACCACCGCTCGTGGCGGGTGCAGCACGTCGGGTCGAACGACGGCCTCCCGGACGACCTGGTCCGCGCCCTCACCGACGCCGAGGCCCGCAGCGCCGACCACACGGGGCTGCACATCAACCTGGCGGTCGGGTACGGCGGGCGCCGCGAGATCGCCGACGCCATGCGCAGCATCGTCCGCGCACACGGCGAGGACGGCGGCACGCTCGACACCCTGGCCGAGGTCCTGACGCCCGAGCTCATCGGCGACCACCTGTACACGCAGGGGCAGCCCGACCCGGACCTGATGATCCGGACGTCGGGCGAGCAGCGCCTGTCCGACTTCCTGCTGTGGCAGAGCGCGCACAGCGAGTTCTACTTCGTGGAGGCCTTCTACCCCGACCTGCGCGAGGTCGACTTCCTGCGCGCGGTCCGCGACTTCGGGCTGCGGTCGCGCCGGTTCGGCGGCTGACCGCGTCGGCGGCTGACCGCGCCGGCGGCTGACCGCGTCGGCGGAGCTGCTGCGGCGGTCCGCGGTGCTCCGAGTGCGCGCAGCGGCGTGGGAGTCGCCCGGTCCGAGGCGTCCCAGTAGTCTCTCAGGGTTCAAGTTCCCCCGAAAGGTGCGCCCTGTGACCACGATCGACGAGTACGCGGCCGGCTTCGCCGAGGACCCCGGCTACCTCGACCACGCGGCGTTCGGCCCGGTCCAGACCGCCGTGCTCGAGGAACAGCGCGTCCTCGGGACCATCCAGGCGCACATGCGGTTCGGCGCGATGGACACGCTCGACGAGCAGGACGCCCGGGTCCGGGCCGTCGCCGCCCGGCTGGTCGGTCGGCGCGAGGACCAGGTCGTCTCGCAGACCGCGACGACGCCCGGGCTGCTGCACACCGCGTTCGGGATCACCGGTGGCGTGCTCGTCGCCGCCGACGACTACCCGTCGATGCCGCTCGCACTGGCCAGCGCGGCCTCGGCGACCGGTGGCCGCGTTCGTCCCGTCGTCATCGAGTCGGGTGCCGGTTGGGTGACACCGTCGCTCGTCCGTGAACGGCTCGAGGGAGCCGGCGACGAGGTCACCGCCGTCGCCGTCTCGCTGGTCGACTGGCGGACCGGGTACCTGACCGACCTGGCGGCGATGCGCGACGCCGTCGGTGACCGGCTGCTGATCGTCGACGCCATCCAGGGCTTCGGCGTGGTGGATGCTCCCTACGAAGCCGCGGACGTCGTGGCGACGGGCGGGCAGAAGTGGCTGCACGCGGGCTGGGGCACGGGGTTCGTCTCGTTCAGCGACCGTGCGCTCGACCGTCTGCGTCCGGCACTGTCGGGGCCGCACGGCACGACCGGGTGGCCCGTCGAGGTCCCCTCGGTCAAGCCCGGCGCCGCGGGATTCACCATGACCCGGATCGACCCGGTCGCCCAGGCGCGGATGGCGGTCGCCCTCGAACGCCTGACCGCGGTCGGGGTCGCCGCGGT
This genomic interval carries:
- a CDS encoding DUF6611 family protein, with the translated sequence MTATAVAGVTRASRVWHRLADGPHRWGRSSVRPVGRTLWSGRTLVVFAPGTDRRERALLRAWHAWGTAGAVLALVAMAATSAATGTVTMPGLAVGLLLYGAGFAVLGAATRRLRPTIRTLTVTTFHGNGRPEVHGDARLLSLASDTLSTTETALLDGRITPLEFELVWGDVWRSLPR
- the greA gene encoding transcription elongation factor GreA, producing the protein MSNDTQATWLTQDAYDRLKAELEELSGPGRAEIANRIEAAREEGDLKENGGYHAAKDEQGKIEARIRVLTNLLKTATVTEAEFDGTVEPGTVVTATIAGDPSTFLVGSREIVAEGSDLTVYSPVSPVGAAIVGLRAGASTSYTAPNGKEIAVEVTNVERYEP
- a CDS encoding DUF4307 domain-containing protein; translated protein: MDTQARELPWDQDIHPGSPQLSEHTPTPSATTTLDDRYGRTPGRSRRTRLVAILVAAAIVVVFGAWVIWAGPGQTSHGIDSDDVGYKIVSEHRATVDSQVSVDPGQTMKCAVQVLDKSYTIVGWKVVTLPPATERTRSITTTVNTTTRGVTGLIHTCWVP
- the mca gene encoding mycothiol conjugate amidase Mca gives rise to the protein MAYRLMAVHAHPDDESSKGAATAAKYVAEGNQVLVVSCTGGEAGDILNDQLGEPATSRAHRDMAGFRRGEMAAAQAAMGIQHVWLGYHDSGLPDADKGETVRPGTFSTVPLEYSTEALVRVVRRFRPHVLVTYDENGGYPHPDHIRTHEVSMAAWRDAGDPTKYRDAGEPWQIAKLYYERTMNPVRFRTIFQALQEREPDSPAVAQLGEWVERFADRPDLSTTHVDVHEYFDARDAALRAHASQVPPDSAFFHLPNDLAATLWPTEDYQLVDARVPTEVPESDLFTGIPPEQDDKA
- a CDS encoding hemolysin III family protein gives rise to the protein MQHDRDPQTLPHVPFTEAAATSTDDRPAWRGWIHLGAFPFALAMGIVLVTLAATPAAKAGSAVFMATSLVMFGVSATYHRFPWGPVVKRVLKRIDHTNIFLLIAGTYTPVAVCALPHTLMVVVLWVMWGGALLGIAFRVFWINAPRWLYVPLYLALGCAALGILPQLFAASVPMTVLVLAGGLAYVIGAVVYGFKWPNPSATVFGFHEVFHALTVAAFAAQWAGILLVAIDPVR
- a CDS encoding isoprenyl transferase; this encodes MTGRLGWAGRGILYRAYQQRIRKEIENAPKPKHVAMIVDGNRRWAKQLGLETAAHGHRAGAAKIPEFLSWCDDLGVQVVTLYLLSADNLKGRGGDELEQLIDIIAALADRLSHHRSWRVQHVGSNDGLPDDLVRALTDAEARSADHTGLHINLAVGYGGRREIADAMRSIVRAHGEDGGTLDTLAEVLTPELIGDHLYTQGQPDPDLMIRTSGEQRLSDFLLWQSAHSEFYFVEAFYPDLREVDFLRAVRDFGLRSRRFGG
- a CDS encoding aminotransferase class V-fold PLP-dependent enzyme, giving the protein MTTIDEYAAGFAEDPGYLDHAAFGPVQTAVLEEQRVLGTIQAHMRFGAMDTLDEQDARVRAVAARLVGRREDQVVSQTATTPGLLHTAFGITGGVLVAADDYPSMPLALASAASATGGRVRPVVIESGAGWVTPSLVRERLEGAGDEVTAVAVSLVDWRTGYLTDLAAMRDAVGDRLLIVDAIQGFGVVDAPYEAADVVATGGQKWLHAGWGTGFVSFSDRALDRLRPALSGPHGTTGWPVEVPSVKPGAAGFTMTRIDPVAQARMAVALERLTAVGVAAVQERVTDRVERVFAIADEFGLEVESSRDPAERAGIVVLRPSEGRLTALSAALHNHGVTTSTRLGTVRVSVFASTTDETLDMFRDACISYATSF